The Sandaracinus amylolyticus genomic interval GAGGGCGGGATGGCGACGGTCTGGCGTGCGATCACGCTCGGTGCGGAGGGCTTCGAGCGCCCCGTGGCGCTCAAGCGCGCACATCCCGCGCTGGCGATCGACCCCCAGTTCGTCGCGATGTTCGTCGAAGAAGCGCGCGTGAACGCGACGCTCGACCACCCGAACATCGTGCACATCCACGACTTCGGGAGCGACGAGCACGGCGAGCACTACCTCGTGATGGAGTGGGTCGAGGGGCTCGATCTGCGTCGGCTCGTCCACGCGCACGCGCTCGTCGAGGAGCAGGTCGCGTGGCCGATCGCGGTGGCGATCGTCGTCGAGGTGCTGCGCGGGATTTACGCGGCCCACACCCGCGAGACGCCCGACGGCGATGCGGCGCCGATCTTCCACCGCGACGTGACGCCGCAGAACGTGATGCTCGCGGTCAGCGGCGCGGTGAAGATCACGGACTTCGGGCTCGCGCGCGCCACCGATCGCGCGCGCGTGACGAACCCCGGCACGGTGAAGGGCAAGCTCGGCTATCTCGCGCCCGAGCTCACGCTCGATCATCCGCCGTCGGCGCTCACCGATCTCTTCGGGGTCGGCATCGTGCTCTGGGAGACGCTCGCGGGAGAGCGGCTCTTCGACGGCGCGAGCGACGTCGAGATCCTGCAGAAGGTGGCCCGCGCGAGCGTGCCGCCGATCATGGCGATCCGCCCCGACGTGCCGCCCGCGCTCGCCGAGGCCGTGCACACCGCGCTCGCGCGCGATCCTGCGCATCGCTTCCCGGACGTGCGCGCGATGGGGCTCGCGCTGCGCCGCGTGCTGCGCGACCACCTCGACGAGGCGCCGGACATGCACGCGATCGCGATGGAGGTGCGCGACGCGCGCGAGCAGCTCGGGCTCGGCACCGGTCGCCGCAGCGTGTCGTCGCTCGACGTCGAGCATGCGAGGCGGGTGCGCGCGGCGCTCTTCGGGACGTCCTCGGACGAGCGCGACGCGAGCGGTGCGATCCCGCTCGAGCTCAGCCGCAAGAAGCACTGACGCGCCGCATCCGCTCCGATCGAACCGTTGCAGAGAGACACCACGTCACGTTTCCGCGGCGCGGGTCGCGCTAGACTGGAGACGTGCCTGACATCGGTGCTCGGAGGCTCCCGCGTGGTGAGGCGCGCGTGACGTCGAAGGCAGGCGATCGGCGCCTACATCGCCGCGTGTGCGAGGAGGCGCTGCAGTGACCGCCACGGGTGCGTCGAACGACGCCACGGTGCTGGCGAAGCCGAACGCGCTCGGGAGCGCGAGCACCTCGCCGGGGGAGCTGCGCTGCGCGACGTGCGGCGCGACGCATCCGACGAGCTATCGCGTGTGCCCCAGCGACGGCACACCGCTCGGGAGCATGCCACCGGGCGCCGAGGATCCGATGCTCGGCGCGGTGCTCGCCGGGACGTTCCGTCTGCGGTCGCGCCTCGGCGAGGGCGGCATGGGGCTCGTGTACGAGGCCGAGCACCTGCGCCTCGAGCGACGCTACGCGGTGAAGGTGATTCACCACGGCTTCGCGTGGCGCGAGGATCTGCTCGCGCGCTTCGATCGCGAGGCGCGCGCGATGAGCCAGGTGCGCAGCGATCACGTGGTCGACGTGGTCGACGTGCTGCGCACGCCCGACGGTCGTCCGTGCATCGTCGCGGAGAAGCTCGAGGGCGAGGATCTCGAGCAGCACCTCGCGCGCGAGACGAAGCTGCCGGTGGCGAAGGCGATCCGGCTCTTCCGGCAGGTGTGCCGCGGGCTCGCCGCGGCCCACGCGCGCGGCGTGGTGCATCGCGATCTGAAGCCGTCGAACCTCTTCCTCGCGCGCGATCCCGCGGGCGGCGTGACGCTCAAGATCCTCGACTTCGGCGTCGCGAAGATCGGCGGCGACGCCGAGCTCACCGGCACCGGCGCGATCGTCGGCACGCCCGCGTACATGGCGCCCGAGCAGGCGCGCGGCGCGGCGAACGTCGACGCGCGCAGCGAC includes:
- a CDS encoding serine/threonine-protein kinase → MILPGASTAIRSSLRAPAYLIRGGISAMNEMARAPRLRGDARLVSSRPVGRDQPGRRIAGKYELVERAGEGGMATVWRAITLGAEGFERPVALKRAHPALAIDPQFVAMFVEEARVNATLDHPNIVHIHDFGSDEHGEHYLVMEWVEGLDLRRLVHAHALVEEQVAWPIAVAIVVEVLRGIYAAHTRETPDGDAAPIFHRDVTPQNVMLAVSGAVKITDFGLARATDRARVTNPGTVKGKLGYLAPELTLDHPPSALTDLFGVGIVLWETLAGERLFDGASDVEILQKVARASVPPIMAIRPDVPPALAEAVHTALARDPAHRFPDVRAMGLALRRVLRDHLDEAPDMHAIAMEVRDAREQLGLGTGRRSVSSLDVEHARRVRAALFGTSSDERDASGAIPLELSRKKH
- a CDS encoding serine/threonine-protein kinase, which gives rise to MTATGASNDATVLAKPNALGSASTSPGELRCATCGATHPTSYRVCPSDGTPLGSMPPGAEDPMLGAVLAGTFRLRSRLGEGGMGLVYEAEHLRLERRYAVKVIHHGFAWREDLLARFDREARAMSQVRSDHVVDVVDVLRTPDGRPCIVAEKLEGEDLEQHLARETKLPVAKAIRLFRQVCRGLAAAHARGVVHRDLKPSNLFLARDPAGGVTLKILDFGVAKIGGDAELTGTGAIVGTPAYMAPEQARGAANVDARSDVYSAGALLYRMLTGRAPYGSADASVTLVKLLEESPERARTIEPAIPEGVEAVIERAMARDPEARFATIDEMEHAIAVFDAGGTSTVITDDARPVSASRAKSINRRAKWARPLAIGGALTASLGAALGVGTFLALLVDGLREGVSIHDAELVLVLLGAVVALAAALAGSVRALRGAWRSGPAIEAVGTRAWTALGAGVFTFGAMEITSRVWSVVALLRPGHWDPLWSAARVVIALGVGAVVAVMARKRA